DNA from Sulfurimonas xiamenensis:
ATAAATCCGCATGGAACTTCTGCTTTGGCAAAGGGTGGAAGCGGTGATGTGCTTAGCGGTCTTATAGGTGCACTTTTGGCTCAAGGCTATCAACCGCTTGATGCTGCCATAAATGCCTCTTTAGCGCATACAAAGACAGCATTGAATTACAGGGGAGCTGATTTTTCACTTACTCCTGATGATTTGATAGATGGCATATGCAGATTATAAGATTGCTTATGATATAAATAACAAAATAAAATAATTAGGAAAATATTTATGCAAGATATACTAAAAATCGGAAAATATGAACTTGGCTCGCGCCTTATCGTTGGAAGTGGAAAATATAAGGATTTTCAAACCACAAAAGAGGCGACAATTGCAAGCGGAAGCGAACTTATAACTGTTGCTGTTCGTCGTTTAAACATCACAGATCCGGATAAAGAGAATCTTCGTGATACATTTGCCGGAACCAATGTAAGGTTTCTTCCAAACTCTGCCGGATGTGTAACTGCTGAAGAGGCTATTACCACCTTTAGGCTTACTCGTGAAGCAACCGGGATAGATCTGATAAAATTAGAGGTTATCGGCGATACACAAAAAACACTTTATCCTGATGTTTTAGAGACTATAAAAGCGTGCGAAATTCTCTCAAAAGAGGGCTTTACCATTATGGCGTATACTTCAGATGATCCGATTATGGCAAAGAGACTTGAAGATGCTGGCGCTCATGCTATTATGCCTCTTGCCGCGCCAATCGGAAGCGGACTTGGGATTCAAAACCCATACAATGTTGTTTTTATCCGTGATGCAGTAAATGTTCCCGTAATAGTTGACGCAGGAATAGGGTGTGCAAGCGATGCTGCTTATGCTATGGAGCTTGGCGCTGACGGAGTATTGACAAATACTGCAATAGCGCAGGCACAAAACCCTATGATAATGGCTGAAGCGATGAAGCATGCTGTAATTGCAGGGCGCATGAGCTATCTTGCAGGAAGAATCCCTAAACGCCCTTATGCTACTGCATCTTCACCGGTTGATGGGATGATACAGTTTTAGTATTTTGAAAAAGGAATTTTTTCCTTTTTCTTTTACCTTATAGCCTCTCTGTCAAGTTCACCGCTTTTAAGTTTTTCCATATAAACATTC
Protein-coding regions in this window:
- a CDS encoding thiazole synthase; translated protein: MQDILKIGKYELGSRLIVGSGKYKDFQTTKEATIASGSELITVAVRRLNITDPDKENLRDTFAGTNVRFLPNSAGCVTAEEAITTFRLTREATGIDLIKLEVIGDTQKTLYPDVLETIKACEILSKEGFTIMAYTSDDPIMAKRLEDAGAHAIMPLAAPIGSGLGIQNPYNVVFIRDAVNVPVIVDAGIGCASDAAYAMELGADGVLTNTAIAQAQNPMIMAEAMKHAVIAGRMSYLAGRIPKRPYATASSPVDGMIQF